GGCCCCAGACCTGTTCCTGCAGCGCGGTTGACGCAAGGGCGATGCTCGCCAGTTCACGATTGCCAGGACCCTTGCCCGCCTCGATCCATGCAAGAATCTCAGGCAGGATGGCAGACAGGCGGCCGATCTGCTTCAGCTGCACCGGTGTGAGCATCAGCGCCTTGCAGATCGCGGTGTCATTCCACTTTTTTTCCTCCCGGAGCCTGGCGACAACCCGCCACTGTTCAACCTGGGTCATGGGCTGACGGATCATGTTCTCCGACGCGGCACGCATCCGGTCCAGTTCCGCATCATCGCCTGCCACCGTCACCTGAATGGTTTTCAGGCCGGCCTTGACCGCGGCACGCCGGCGGCGATGCCCTGCAACGATCATCAGGCCGCCCGGGGTTTCGCGGACCAGGGGCGGGTGGATGATCCCGACGGCCTTGACGTTCAGCGCCAGCTGGCGCTCTTCCGCCTCGTTGGGCGCGGATTTCCGCGGGTTTTCGGGGTTGTCGAGCAGGGTTTTTGGATCAACTTCGCGCAGTTCCATGGTTTTTCCTCCGTGTTCTCAGGACGCCTTTCCTGATGCACCCTGGCGGCCAGCACCGGGCTGGCGGGGCAAGGGCGCCGCGCAGCGGCGGCACCGGACCCGCGCGCAGGCGGCGCAGACGCCGAGCACGGGGAGGCGCCACCCCTTGCGGCGCCTGGCCGGAGATGGCAGCCCTTCTCAGGCTGCCGCCTCTTCTTCCTTCTCCCTGTCCTCGGTGTCGTCATGCGCCGGGTCTTCATCGGTCGCGGTCGCCGCCAGATCGTCTTCCAGCGCTTTCAGCTCGGCGCGCTTTTCATCAAGCATCGCCTGTTCCGCGAACGGCAGGCCCAGACGGGCCCGGTAGGATGGCAGGCGGTGCTGCGCTTCCTCCCGCATCCGGATTGCGTCACGGAGCGCGTCATCGATCCGAAGCAGCGCATGTTCGAGGCGCGAGGTCAGCCCAAGGCCCTTCGTGTCGTCCTCGACGGCGATCTCAATGCGACCCGAGCGCGCTTCCACAAACAGCGTCACGTCGAC
The window above is part of the Komagataeibacter sucrofermentans DSM 15973 genome. Proteins encoded here:
- a CDS encoding ParB/RepB/Spo0J family partition protein; this translates as MELREVDPKTLLDNPENPRKSAPNEAEERQLALNVKAVGIIHPPLVRETPGGLMIVAGHRRRRAAVKAGLKTIQVTVAGDDAELDRMRAASENMIRQPMTQVEQWRVVARLREEKKWNDTAICKALMLTPVQLKQIGRLSAILPEILAWIEAGKGPGNRELASIALASTALQEQVWGHFGFPVGSSPPEDVEACEDEGEQQPDGNWEPGAAIPDWDRIASALRQDRFYAIEASFDDAIAKSCRIAWQEDLFGEAGKDGRYTDDGFAYEKAQRQWLGQSTPEDALILQSDENGELNCPGFCGDGTTREVRRIHEHQIEAFSA